Proteins from one Flavobacterium sp. N2038 genomic window:
- a CDS encoding DUF6985 domain-containing protein has product MTIHPYWGNIEEDWAGYSSDIYFSYPFFENSKTEVFLGDEYDEDGEEIETPPTEKQLTAFAATYKSFIDNIENHLADLQLKAFDRYNRIYAKYYENSEQSGEPPLDIDTTEKHNAYIKDIMYVRILDDKTIKVTIRYKLDTEHGIEFKFVEGQIEDVGGISET; this is encoded by the coding sequence ATGACAATACACCCATATTGGGGAAATATAGAAGAAGATTGGGCAGGTTACTCTTCTGATATTTATTTTTCATATCCGTTTTTTGAAAATTCTAAAACAGAGGTTTTTTTAGGCGATGAATACGATGAAGATGGCGAAGAAATTGAAACGCCTCCAACCGAAAAACAATTGACCGCATTTGCAGCAACGTATAAAAGCTTTATTGATAATATTGAAAATCATTTAGCAGATTTACAACTAAAAGCATTTGACCGATACAATAGAATTTATGCAAAATATTATGAAAACAGTGAGCAATCAGGCGAGCCGCCGTTAGACATTGACACTACTGAAAAGCACAACGCTTACATTAAAGACATAATGTATGTACGGATTTTGGACGACAAAACCATTAAAGTAACTATTCGCTACAAATTAGATACTGAACACGGCATTGAATTTAAGTTTGTAGAGGGGCAAATAGAAGATGTTGGAGGTATTTCTGAGACTTAA